From a single Deltaproteobacteria bacterium genomic region:
- a CDS encoding acyl-CoA/acyl-ACP dehydrogenase translates to MMNFDLTEEQKLLKESARNFLSRECPRDLVRTLEEGKEFPPELWRKMTDLGWTGLIIPGEYGGSGGSFLDLAILFEEIGYHICPGPLFTTVVLGALPVMAWGTPEQKEDILPKIAGGERIMTLAVDEPGAYRRASSITAKASTAGDGFVIDGTKLFVPDADRADLLLCAARTGADEEEITLFIVEKDAPGITITPLQTLAGDRQFEVVFNGVPVKKERILGEPDRAWPIIEDIHRKATVILCAEMIGGAQAVMDMSLEYARERTQFNRPIGSFQAIQHHFANMLADISGSRYLFLKAAWKISEGRDASMDAAMAKARVGEAYRRVTILGHQIFGGIGFTKEHDMYLYHERSMTGDLKFGGADLHRARVAEELGL, encoded by the coding sequence ATGATGAATTTTGATTTGACGGAAGAACAGAAGCTGCTCAAGGAGTCGGCAAGGAATTTCCTGTCCAGGGAGTGCCCCCGGGACCTGGTGAGAACACTCGAAGAGGGGAAGGAATTCCCGCCGGAACTGTGGCGGAAAATGACGGACCTTGGATGGACGGGCCTGATCATCCCCGGCGAATACGGGGGAAGCGGTGGGTCCTTTCTGGACCTGGCGATCCTTTTTGAGGAGATCGGCTACCACATCTGTCCGGGCCCGCTCTTCACAACGGTCGTGCTGGGAGCGCTGCCGGTCATGGCCTGGGGTACCCCGGAACAGAAGGAGGATATACTGCCGAAGATCGCCGGGGGCGAGCGCATCATGACCCTGGCGGTTGATGAACCGGGCGCGTACCGCCGGGCATCTTCGATCACCGCGAAAGCCTCGACCGCGGGTGACGGGTTCGTCATCGACGGCACCAAGCTTTTCGTGCCCGACGCGGACCGGGCCGATCTCCTGCTGTGTGCGGCACGGACGGGCGCTGATGAAGAGGAAATCACCCTTTTTATCGTTGAAAAGGATGCACCGGGGATCACCATCACCCCCCTGCAAACCCTGGCGGGAGACCGGCAGTTCGAGGTCGTGTTCAACGGTGTCCCGGTCAAGAAGGAGCGCATCCTGGGCGAACCGGACCGGGCCTGGCCGATCATCGAAGACATCCACCGGAAAGCGACGGTCATTCTCTGTGCCGAGATGATCGGCGGCGCTCAGGCGGTCATGGACATGAGCCTCGAATACGCGCGGGAACGGACCCAGTTCAACCGTCCCATCGGGAGTTTTCAGGCGATCCAGCACCATTTTGCCAACATGCTGGCCGATATAAGCGGCTCCCGGTACCTTTTCCTGAAAGCGGCCTGGAAGATCAGCGAGGGCAGGGACGCCTCCATGGACGCCGCGATGGCGAAAGCGCGCGTGGGCGAGGCCTACCGGCGCGTGACGATCCTCGGCCATCAGATATTCGGGGGTATCGGGTTTACGAAAGAACATGACATGTACCTCTATCACGAGCGCTCCATGACGGGCGACCTGAAGTTCGGCGGCGCCGATCTTCATCGTGCTCGCGTGGCGGAGGAACTGGGGCTTTGA
- a CDS encoding Hsp20/alpha crystallin family protein: MLFSDVRKFNSMFDPWHDLDHLHREMNRLFSGRSLPFSREYPAINIWGGDEDVIVTSEIPGINPENIDISVEGDVLTISGSRTMQDLKKGEKYHRQEREHGTFKRKVRLSFRIDPNRVAARYERGVLSITLPGLEADKPKKISIKTE, encoded by the coding sequence ATGTTGTTCTCCGACGTAAGAAAATTCAACAGCATGTTTGACCCCTGGCACGATCTTGATCACCTGCACAGGGAGATGAACCGCCTCTTTTCGGGCCGAAGCCTTCCTTTCTCCAGAGAATATCCTGCGATAAACATCTGGGGAGGGGATGAGGACGTGATCGTGACCTCTGAAATTCCCGGCATCAACCCGGAAAATATCGACATATCCGTCGAAGGCGATGTTCTCACCATCAGCGGCTCACGGACGATGCAAGACCTGAAGAAGGGAGAAAAGTACCATCGTCAGGAACGTGAGCACGGAACGTTCAAAAGAAAGGTACGGCTTTCCTTCAGGATCGATCCGAACAGGGTCGCCGCCCGCTATGAACGGGGTGTTCTAAGCATAACGCTTCCCGGTCTCGAAGCGGATAAACCCAAAAAGATCTCCATCAAAACGGAGTAA
- a CDS encoding response regulator transcription factor has protein sequence MKVCIIDDSQACREGVSAMLSSFPDVEIICLSSTDGDAIEMVRRESPAAIILDSELDGFDCVEAVRAIKELKPSPAVIVLCNHPNPHFRKLERTFMQSGADHFLDKLLEMDRVPELMERVLKG, from the coding sequence ATGAAGGTATGTATCATCGATGATTCGCAGGCATGCCGCGAAGGAGTTTCAGCAATGCTGTCGTCCTTTCCGGACGTGGAGATCATTTGTCTTTCAAGCACCGACGGCGACGCCATCGAGATGGTACGCCGGGAGTCCCCGGCTGCGATAATCCTCGATTCCGAACTGGACGGATTTGACTGCGTGGAAGCGGTCCGGGCGATCAAGGAATTAAAGCCGTCACCAGCAGTTATTGTGCTCTGCAATCATCCCAATCCGCATTTCAGAAAACTGGAAAGGACCTTCATGCAGTCCGGGGCCGACCACTTTCTCGACAAACTGCTGGAAATGGACCGGGTCCCCGAACTGATGGAGCGTGTGCTGAAAGGATAG
- a CDS encoding acyl-CoA dehydrogenase family protein, which yields MNFDFSEEERSFRREVEEFAKAELPPDWDEKALYWPAGYGTLPGLEEEFKEFHDELLLKLGKRGWLSIGWPSEYGGMNSMVKHAILDDVMSYHRAPPGDVSTAIGGPTIAKVASDEMKREWLPRIARGELRFWLGYSEPNAGSDLASIKTRAVDDGDDFVVNGQKIWSSGAHIADYAWLLAKTDPGAPKYRGETIMLVDNRSPGITIRPLENICGIHSFNEVFFDDVRVPKKNVVGNVNQGFYSVMLALQYERLFVGVGAFRRILDELVAYVKETKSNGRLLADDALVRNKLASMAIEIEVVSGFYWRTAWLMDQGTIPDLESSMLKLFGTELSRTLAGVAMEILGPAGQLKRGSKWAPLRGLVNLGYMDSVSGPIGAGTSEVQRGIIATRGLGLPRK from the coding sequence ATGAACTTCGATTTCAGTGAAGAAGAACGATCGTTCAGGCGCGAGGTGGAGGAGTTTGCGAAGGCCGAGCTTCCCCCGGACTGGGACGAAAAGGCCCTTTACTGGCCGGCGGGTTACGGGACGCTCCCCGGGCTGGAGGAAGAGTTCAAGGAATTTCACGATGAGCTGCTTTTGAAACTGGGAAAGCGCGGGTGGCTGAGCATCGGTTGGCCCAGCGAGTACGGCGGCATGAACTCCATGGTAAAACATGCCATTCTCGATGACGTCATGAGCTACCACCGGGCGCCGCCGGGTGATGTGTCAACGGCGATCGGTGGCCCCACCATCGCCAAAGTCGCCTCTGATGAAATGAAACGGGAGTGGCTGCCGAGGATCGCCCGGGGCGAATTGCGCTTCTGGCTTGGTTACAGTGAACCCAACGCCGGTTCGGACCTTGCTTCCATAAAGACCCGTGCCGTCGATGACGGAGACGACTTTGTCGTCAACGGCCAGAAAATATGGAGCAGCGGCGCCCACATCGCCGATTACGCATGGCTGCTCGCGAAGACCGACCCGGGGGCGCCGAAATACCGGGGCGAGACGATCATGCTTGTCGACAATCGATCGCCGGGCATCACGATCCGTCCCCTCGAAAACATCTGCGGGATACATTCCTTCAATGAAGTGTTCTTCGATGACGTCAGGGTCCCCAAGAAGAACGTCGTCGGGAACGTGAACCAGGGTTTCTACTCCGTGATGCTTGCCCTCCAGTATGAGCGGCTGTTCGTCGGTGTTGGCGCGTTCAGGCGGATCCTCGATGAACTGGTGGCATACGTGAAGGAAACGAAGAGCAACGGGCGGCTTCTTGCCGATGATGCGCTGGTACGCAACAAGCTTGCCTCGATGGCCATAGAGATAGAGGTGGTATCCGGCTTTTACTGGCGCACGGCCTGGTTGATGGATCAGGGTACGATACCGGACCTCGAATCATCGATGCTGAAACTTTTCGGTACGGAGCTCAGCCGGACCCTGGCGGGTGTTGCCATGGAAATACTGGGACCCGCCGGGCAGTTGAAGCGGGGATCGAAATGGGCTCCCCTGCGAGGATTGGTGAACCTCGGATACATGGACTCCGTGTCCGGCCCCATCGGCGCGGGTACGTCCGAGGTGCAGCGGGGGATCATCGCAACCCGCGGGCTGGGACTGCCGAGAAAATGA
- a CDS encoding 1-acyl-sn-glycerol-3-phosphate acyltransferase, whose translation MFVDLDYLNRIKISAVPNFQKVIGHLVLTPNYHLFSKVDIRIDGVEHIPKDENVILAMNHTDRFNYWPLQYKLWKLKEYPYTTVWVKGKYYRNAVLAKMLDWCNLIPVPSMKYLIEEMFEKKVGRRLKEDEYRAIKDLVDGRIEALGAASNRGLELAAQIHDDFMEFIRHYYASVMDRVAELSITAIVEKKLNVIIFPEGTRSTTLGEGKTGMAQLAAGTKTTIVPIGCNNSDALYPGSSPFAKSGQVIYRVGEPLSFDGALRDLRIDEDFKIFSAESREKYEDVFNEITRIAMERINALVDERYRLTLPA comes from the coding sequence ATGTTTGTCGACCTAGACTATCTGAACAGGATCAAAATATCGGCCGTCCCCAATTTCCAGAAAGTCATCGGCCACCTCGTCCTGACACCCAATTATCACCTCTTTTCAAAGGTGGATATCCGAATCGACGGTGTCGAACATATCCCGAAGGACGAGAACGTCATTTTAGCCATGAACCACACGGATCGGTTCAATTACTGGCCGCTCCAGTATAAGTTATGGAAACTCAAGGAATATCCCTACACAACGGTCTGGGTTAAGGGAAAATACTACCGGAACGCCGTTCTGGCAAAGATGCTTGACTGGTGCAACCTCATACCCGTTCCCTCCATGAAATACCTCATCGAAGAAATGTTCGAGAAAAAGGTGGGGCGGCGGCTGAAAGAAGATGAATACCGTGCCATCAAGGACCTCGTGGACGGCAGGATCGAAGCGCTCGGTGCGGCTTCCAACAGGGGACTGGAGCTGGCCGCGCAGATCCATGACGACTTCATGGAATTTATCAGGCATTATTACGCCTCCGTCATGGACCGTGTTGCGGAACTGAGCATCACGGCCATTGTCGAAAAGAAGCTCAATGTCATCATCTTCCCCGAAGGGACCCGGTCGACCACCCTCGGCGAGGGTAAGACCGGTATGGCGCAGCTTGCGGCGGGAACGAAAACAACCATCGTCCCCATCGGCTGCAATAATTCCGACGCACTCTATCCCGGAAGCTCCCCCTTCGCGAAGAGCGGGCAGGTCATCTATCGCGTCGGCGAACCGCTTTCCTTCGACGGGGCGTTGCGTGACTTGCGAATAGATGAAGATTTTAAGATCTTTTCAGCGGAATCACGGGAAAAATACGAGGACGTATTCAATGAAATAACCAGGATCGCAATGGAGCGCATCAACGCGCTGGTCGACGAGCGATACCGGCTCACGCTTCCCGCATAA
- a CDS encoding AMP-binding protein: MESYAGNHIMRRFALGDTFRRNAKRLTSKTALIFPSPGGEVFRYRWDEFNRIICRVANGLLSLGITKGDKVSIYSLNCPQFLFLIYGLSKIGACITPVNVTFTDDEVFYVVTDSGAKMLFVEDTLMGRVANVLPRLSGVRFGFIGVTGAAQRPPEWVDMAELMKDHPDDEPEIEIDIDDVATVTYTSGTEALPKGVMLTHGNYFAAASAVQAARYLDVRESDTGLQALPLFYTGGIAVATFALMLGGTVVLLYMPDAAGIADLIKTYQATYTVLPPTLYTRLLQVPEIETAALSLRKCVSFGATIPKQMIVDWNRTAPHIEWASLYASSELTALGTAGNFRDVDEIPEGNMNWVGRPAPALEMKIVDINNNEVPAGEEGEMVFRGPAVLKGYYRNDEKNREVFAGGWFHSGDVGRINEEGEVFFVDRLKDMVKSGGENIPSAGIEFIVSTYPKVAECAAFGVPHPDWMEALTVAVIPRPGETITEDELITYCKEKLPRFKVPKYVLVVEDFPRNPTGKILKKELRKKYHDIATK, encoded by the coding sequence ATGGAATCATATGCCGGGAACCATATCATGCGGCGCTTCGCCCTGGGGGATACCTTCAGGAGGAACGCGAAGCGGCTTACGAGCAAGACCGCATTGATCTTTCCCTCGCCGGGGGGTGAGGTGTTTCGCTACCGGTGGGATGAATTCAACAGGATCATCTGCCGGGTGGCCAATGGTCTGTTATCCCTGGGGATAACAAAAGGGGACAAGGTCTCCATTTACTCGCTCAACTGCCCGCAATTTCTCTTTCTGATCTACGGACTTTCCAAGATCGGCGCGTGCATCACGCCCGTGAACGTTACCTTCACCGACGACGAGGTCTTCTATGTCGTGACCGACTCGGGGGCGAAGATGCTCTTTGTCGAGGATACACTCATGGGGCGCGTGGCCAATGTCCTGCCGCGTCTTTCCGGTGTCCGGTTCGGCTTTATCGGGGTGACCGGTGCGGCACAGCGCCCGCCGGAGTGGGTCGACATGGCGGAGTTGATGAAGGATCACCCCGACGATGAACCTGAGATTGAGATAGATATCGATGATGTGGCGACCGTTACCTACACCAGCGGGACCGAGGCGCTGCCGAAAGGCGTCATGCTGACCCACGGTAACTATTTTGCCGCCGCTTCAGCCGTGCAGGCGGCACGGTATCTTGATGTCAGGGAAAGCGACACCGGCCTTCAGGCGCTGCCCCTGTTCTACACGGGAGGTATCGCCGTGGCGACCTTCGCCCTCATGCTGGGCGGAACGGTGGTACTTCTCTATATGCCTGATGCCGCCGGTATCGCCGACCTTATAAAGACGTATCAGGCCACCTACACGGTGCTCCCCCCGACGTTGTACACCCGTCTCCTCCAGGTGCCGGAGATAGAAACGGCAGCTCTATCATTGCGGAAATGCGTGTCCTTCGGTGCCACGATCCCGAAACAGATGATCGTGGACTGGAACAGGACCGCGCCCCATATCGAGTGGGCTTCGCTCTACGCGTCCAGTGAACTGACCGCGCTGGGAACGGCCGGCAATTTCAGGGACGTTGATGAGATCCCGGAGGGGAACATGAACTGGGTCGGCCGGCCGGCGCCCGCGCTGGAGATGAAGATCGTGGATATCAACAACAATGAGGTCCCCGCGGGCGAAGAGGGTGAAATGGTCTTCAGGGGCCCCGCCGTCCTGAAGGGATACTACCGGAACGATGAAAAGAACCGGGAGGTCTTCGCCGGCGGATGGTTTCATTCAGGCGATGTGGGGAGGATCAATGAAGAGGGAGAAGTATTCTTCGTGGACCGCCTGAAGGACATGGTCAAGAGCGGCGGAGAAAATATCCCCTCGGCGGGCATTGAATTCATCGTCAGTACCTATCCGAAGGTGGCGGAGTGCGCCGCTTTCGGCGTTCCCCATCCGGACTGGATGGAGGCCCTGACCGTGGCCGTCATTCCCCGGCCGGGAGAGACCATCACGGAAGATGAGCTTATAACCTACTGCAAGGAAAAGTTGCCCCGCTTCAAGGTCCCAAAATACGTACTGGTCGTTGAGGACTTTCCCCGGAACCCGACGGGAAAGATCCTGAAGAAGGAGTTACGGAAGAAGTACCATGATATTGCCACGAAGTAG
- a CDS encoding Hsp20/alpha crystallin family protein, translated as MAYKTKDIKTEVVPSTVDTEPTRDRKVYIPRVDILETADGITLCADMPGVSENTVDITLEKGVLTIQGTVEPDRYEKHRITYAEYDIGDFRRSFSISDIIDQEKIEASMKDGVLWLTLPKAEPAKPKKIDVKPS; from the coding sequence ATGGCATACAAGACAAAAGATATAAAAACGGAAGTAGTACCGTCAACGGTCGATACGGAGCCGACCCGGGACCGGAAGGTATATATCCCCCGGGTGGACATACTGGAAACAGCGGACGGCATCACGCTGTGCGCCGATATGCCCGGTGTCAGTGAAAACACTGTCGATATCACGCTTGAGAAGGGGGTCCTGACCATACAGGGAACGGTTGAACCGGACCGTTATGAAAAGCACCGGATCACCTATGCCGAATACGATATCGGCGATTTCCGTCGTTCCTTCTCCATATCTGATATCATCGACCAGGAAAAAATAGAGGCGTCCATGAAAGACGGTGTTCTATGGCTCACCCTGCCGAAAGCTGAGCCGGCAAAACCCAAAAAGATCGATGTAAAACCTTCATAA
- a CDS encoding AMP-binding protein, with amino-acid sequence MNDQEKLQLNLMRRQAVGDFLKRTAKRSPQRQVFMFRDKRFTYAEYNAIVNRTVHALHELGLRKGDALAIMSQNCLQMATLMWACFKSGIWYAPVNYLLRGGEIVYQINHCEAKAFFVETAFLEPVQAVAGELKTVEKFGLINLAGVDIPDGWMDVDELFAEHYPDDEPDMIIENEDPASIIYTSGTTAAPKGGLITNSNYFSQTANFLTTSGAWIEESDIFLMNIPLFHIGASSIFVAAAKAGALCIATYGIDPVESMELIQKEKVTGLVWPPTLYTGLLGMPLDQYDLTSLRKCVWFGGNMPLDALKRWTELCPNAIFGGHWSQTEINITGTFFWMRDKKMPSSGNIIGKPCLDTEIRIVDYQDQEVPQGDIGEIVLRSPSVMSGYYKDEEKTAETFRNGWHHTGDVGYLGEDGNYYFVDRVKDMVKTGGENVSCLEVEEVLNSHPGVQVSAVFGVHHPYWIEGVTAVVIPASPDLTEEELMEYSLKHLAKYKIPKKFILIGAADLPVSPTGKILRKVLRVTYKDIYKDAKGK; translated from the coding sequence ATGAATGATCAGGAAAAACTGCAACTGAATCTGATGCGCCGACAGGCGGTGGGGGATTTTTTAAAAAGAACAGCGAAGCGGTCGCCGCAGCGACAGGTTTTCATGTTCCGGGATAAACGATTCACCTACGCGGAATATAATGCGATCGTCAACCGTACCGTTCATGCGCTGCACGAGCTGGGACTTCGAAAAGGGGACGCCCTTGCGATCATGTCCCAGAATTGCTTGCAGATGGCGACGCTCATGTGGGCCTGTTTCAAGTCCGGCATCTGGTATGCGCCGGTCAATTACCTTCTCCGGGGGGGAGAGATCGTCTACCAGATCAATCACTGTGAGGCGAAGGCGTTCTTTGTCGAGACCGCCTTTCTCGAGCCGGTCCAGGCAGTGGCGGGAGAGCTGAAGACGGTGGAAAAGTTCGGGCTCATCAATCTCGCGGGCGTTGATATTCCCGATGGGTGGATGGATGTGGACGAACTTTTTGCGGAGCACTATCCCGATGATGAACCGGACATGATCATTGAGAATGAAGACCCGGCGTCCATAATTTATACCAGTGGAACGACGGCTGCCCCGAAGGGAGGGCTTATCACGAACAGCAACTACTTCTCCCAGACGGCCAATTTTCTCACCACCTCCGGTGCGTGGATCGAGGAGAGCGACATCTTTCTGATGAACATTCCGCTTTTTCACATCGGCGCTTCTTCCATATTCGTGGCCGCCGCCAAGGCGGGTGCCCTCTGTATCGCCACCTACGGGATCGATCCCGTGGAATCGATGGAGCTGATCCAGAAGGAAAAGGTCACGGGTCTTGTGTGGCCGCCGACCCTGTACACGGGATTGCTGGGAATGCCCCTGGACCAGTATGACCTGACGTCACTCCGGAAGTGTGTATGGTTCGGCGGAAATATGCCGCTCGATGCACTGAAGCGTTGGACGGAACTGTGTCCCAATGCCATATTCGGTGGTCACTGGAGCCAGACGGAGATCAACATTACCGGAACCTTCTTCTGGATGAGAGATAAAAAAATGCCCTCTTCAGGGAACATTATCGGGAAACCCTGCCTGGACACGGAAATACGGATCGTCGACTACCAGGACCAGGAAGTGCCGCAGGGCGATATCGGCGAGATCGTTCTTCGGTCACCCTCGGTCATGTCGGGGTACTACAAGGATGAGGAAAAAACGGCGGAAACCTTCAGGAACGGATGGCATCATACCGGTGACGTCGGCTATCTGGGCGAAGACGGCAACTACTATTTCGTCGACCGCGTAAAGGACATGGTCAAAACAGGGGGAGAGAACGTTTCATGTCTTGAGGTGGAGGAAGTGCTCAACTCGCACCCCGGCGTGCAGGTCAGCGCCGTCTTCGGCGTACATCATCCGTACTGGATAGAGGGGGTGACGGCCGTGGTCATTCCCGCGTCGCCGGATCTGACGGAAGAGGAACTCATGGAATATTCGCTGAAGCACCTGGCGAAGTACAAGATCCCCAAGAAGTTCATCCTCATCGGGGCCGCCGACCTTCCCGTCAGCCCGACGGGAAAGATACTCAGAAAGGTGTTGCGGGTCACCTATAAAGACATTTATAAGGACGCAAAGGGGAAATAG
- a CDS encoding Zn-ribbon domain-containing OB-fold protein, which yields MPKEYRTTPNNVALPYRWALGKYWTGFFDGLRKRKILGTKCRKCGKVLVPARAFCPYCLEDMDKWVEVSQVGTVRSWNLVRKSFYGQVKEPPYAMALIRLDGADCDLVHFLGGLPLSDTKKVEKKIGIGTKVKAVWARKREGTIYDIAYFKPV from the coding sequence ATGCCGAAGGAATACCGAACAACTCCGAACAATGTCGCGTTGCCCTATCGGTGGGCTCTCGGAAAATACTGGACCGGATTCTTCGACGGATTGAGAAAGCGGAAGATACTGGGCACGAAGTGCAGAAAATGCGGCAAGGTGCTTGTGCCTGCGCGGGCGTTCTGCCCTTATTGTCTCGAAGATATGGATAAATGGGTGGAGGTTTCTCAGGTCGGTACCGTTCGATCATGGAACCTTGTCAGAAAGAGCTTCTACGGTCAGGTGAAGGAACCTCCCTATGCGATGGCATTGATCCGCCTTGACGGTGCCGATTGCGACCTTGTTCATTTCCTGGGGGGACTTCCGCTTTCCGACACGAAGAAAGTGGAGAAAAAGATCGGTATCGGAACGAAGGTCAAGGCGGTGTGGGCCCGAAAGAGAGAGGGTACGATCTACGATATAGCCTATTTCAAGCCGGTTTAG
- a CDS encoding Hsp20/alpha crystallin family protein — MTIRDIVSRNKARRNLPARREEDHPFFSLQRQMNDLFDSFFHNFDVAPLREFGEWYGDFSPSIDIKESSKEITVHAELPGMDEKDIEVLLAGNTLTLKGEKKEEKEEKNESSWHVERRYGSFSRVIPLPEEVDTEKVKATFKKGVLQIRLPKTKEAIVEGKKISIKTE, encoded by the coding sequence ATGACAATACGAGATATTGTATCAAGAAACAAAGCGCGAAGGAACCTTCCGGCCCGGCGTGAGGAAGACCATCCTTTCTTCTCGCTGCAGCGCCAGATGAACGATCTCTTTGATTCCTTCTTTCACAACTTCGATGTCGCCCCCCTAAGGGAATTCGGTGAGTGGTACGGTGATTTCTCGCCGAGCATAGACATCAAGGAAAGCAGCAAGGAGATCACCGTTCACGCGGAACTCCCCGGAATGGATGAGAAAGACATTGAGGTGCTCCTGGCGGGCAATACACTGACCCTGAAGGGTGAGAAGAAGGAAGAGAAGGAAGAGAAGAACGAAAGCTCCTGGCATGTTGAGCGTCGCTACGGTTCATTCAGCCGTGTGATCCCGTTGCCGGAAGAAGTTGATACGGAAAAGGTGAAAGCCACCTTCAAGAAAGGCGTCCTGCAGATCCGCCTTCCGAAAACGAAGGAAGCCATTGTTGAAGGAAAGAAGATTTCCATCAAGACCGAATAA
- a CDS encoding FAD-dependent oxidoreductase → MRDARLDILFEPLVMPNMVLKNRLFMAPMGTTFIDPVQFNDYLVARALGGVALITTGEICVDPGGGVGVAGEPHLYEDDDIGIFEPVVKAVQRTGARIVAQLNHAGRYSFGHLLGCQPVAPSPVPSRYSGEVPRELSTEEADGLVHAFAQAARRARDAGFDGIELCGCSGYLISQFLSPLTNQREDKYGGDTMQRALFLLSIIREIRRLTGKDFNISVKFDGEDGMKGGRTLEDSLLVAPELVRAGADRLHIWAGWHEAPRPMLPHFVPRGAFSHLAAAVKDVVNVPVATVGRINDPFVAADILRKGDADLIGLARALLCDPEFAVKAEEGRCREIRKCTACCHCFDQIMRAMLGEKNVSLTCALNPELGREGNPIGTAGVKKRVVVVGGGPSGMEAARVAALRGHDVTLFEGETALGGMLTLACKPPFKEELQNIIDYYTCQMELLPVKVRLGETFTEELLQEIKPDVVILAAGAEEQMLPIPGIERDAVVTAVEVLRESVEVGTEVIVVGGGMIGVETAEFLADRGKRVTLVEMMETVAGDVGFAVRWGMLSRIKKKVAIHTSTKAVSIGEGFITVEDRQGEKRDIPADTVVVAVGLAPVNELTGVLERAGIEYYSTGSCREPGQVAEAVSDAYAVGCRI, encoded by the coding sequence ATGAGAGACGCGCGCCTGGATATTCTTTTTGAACCTCTTGTCATGCCGAACATGGTCCTGAAGAACCGGCTCTTTATGGCCCCCATGGGAACGACGTTCATTGATCCCGTGCAGTTCAACGACTACCTTGTCGCCCGGGCACTCGGAGGGGTGGCCCTGATAACGACGGGAGAGATCTGTGTGGACCCCGGCGGTGGTGTCGGTGTGGCCGGGGAACCGCACCTCTATGAAGATGACGATATCGGCATCTTTGAGCCGGTGGTCAAGGCCGTTCAGCGGACGGGTGCCAGGATCGTCGCACAGTTGAACCATGCCGGGCGTTATTCCTTCGGACATCTGCTCGGCTGTCAGCCGGTTGCCCCGTCACCGGTTCCGTCACGTTACAGCGGAGAGGTCCCCCGCGAACTGAGCACTGAAGAAGCAGACGGCCTTGTCCATGCCTTTGCCCAAGCGGCCCGTCGCGCCCGGGACGCGGGATTTGACGGGATAGAGCTTTGCGGGTGTTCCGGCTACCTCATCAGTCAGTTCCTGTCCCCCCTCACCAATCAGCGAGAGGACAAGTACGGTGGGGACACAATGCAACGAGCCCTGTTCCTTCTGTCCATAATACGGGAGATACGACGGCTGACCGGGAAGGACTTCAACATTTCCGTCAAGTTCGACGGCGAAGACGGCATGAAGGGTGGAAGGACCCTGGAGGATTCACTGCTCGTCGCCCCCGAGCTTGTGCGGGCGGGTGCCGACCGTCTGCACATATGGGCGGGCTGGCATGAAGCGCCGCGTCCCATGCTTCCCCACTTCGTGCCGCGGGGCGCGTTTTCCCATCTGGCGGCGGCCGTCAAGGATGTCGTGAACGTTCCCGTGGCAACCGTGGGAAGGATCAACGACCCCTTTGTGGCTGCCGATATCCTGAGAAAGGGTGACGCGGACCTGATCGGCCTTGCCCGGGCGCTGCTCTGTGATCCCGAATTCGCTGTAAAGGCCGAGGAGGGCCGGTGCCGTGAAATACGAAAGTGTACGGCCTGCTGCCACTGTTTCGACCAGATCATGCGGGCCATGCTCGGCGAGAAGAATGTCTCGCTCACCTGCGCGCTGAATCCCGAATTGGGGCGCGAAGGAAACCCGATCGGCACGGCGGGCGTGAAGAAACGGGTCGTCGTCGTCGGCGGAGGGCCGTCCGGTATGGAGGCAGCGCGGGTCGCTGCGCTGCGCGGTCACGACGTGACGTTATTCGAAGGTGAAACCGCCCTGGGCGGCATGCTCACCCTGGCCTGCAAGCCTCCCTTCAAGGAAGAGCTGCAGAACATCATTGATTACTATACCTGCCAGATGGAACTGCTCCCCGTGAAGGTGAGGCTCGGTGAGACCTTTACGGAGGAACTGTTACAGGAGATAAAACCTGATGTGGTCATTCTCGCCGCGGGGGCCGAGGAGCAGATGCTTCCCATCCCCGGGATCGAGAGAGATGCCGTGGTGACCGCCGTCGAAGTGCTCCGTGAGAGTGTCGAGGTCGGCACGGAGGTCATTGTCGTCGGGGGAGGCATGATCGGCGTGGAAACCGCCGAGTTTCTCGCGGATCGGGGGAAACGGGTCACACTCGTGGAAATGATGGAAACCGTCGCCGGCGACGTCGGTTTTGCGGTCCGCTGGGGAATGCTGTCCCGGATCAAAAAGAAGGTAGCCATTCACACATCCACGAAGGCGGTGAGCATCGGAGAAGGATTCATTACCGTTGAGGACCGGCAGGGAGAAAAACGGGACATACCGGCGGATACCGTCGTTGTCGCCGTGGGACTTGCTCCCGTGAATGAACTGACCGGCGTGCTGGAACGCGCGGGCATTGAATATTATTCGACAGGTTCATGCCGGGAACCGGGCCAGGTCGCCGAGGCCGTATCCGATGCTTACGCCGTGGGCTGCCGGATATGA